The genomic stretch ATGAGTACTGATAAAATGAATATCAAAGCAATCTTTTTCGACTTAGATGATACGTTACTATGGGATAAAAAGAGCGTCGCGGAAGCATTCCGTGCAACGTGCGAGTACGCAGCTCAAAGGTATGATGTTGATCCTGCGGAGTTGGAAGCAGCTGTACGCGAAGCGGCCTCTACACTGTATGCTACATATGAAACGTACGAGTTTACAAAAATGATTGGTATTAATCCGTTTGAAGGGCTATGGGGAGATTTCCATGATGAACATGAGAACTTCCAAAAAATGAAACAAATTGTGCCAACTTATCGTAAAGATGCATGGACACAAGGATTAAAGTCGCTTGGACTTGATGACGAAGCATTTGGTGCAGAGCTTGCAGAACGATTCCCTAAAGAACGTCGTCGTAATCCGTTCGTATACGAAGATACG from Bacillus sp. 1780r2a1 encodes the following:
- a CDS encoding HAD family hydrolase, with the translated sequence MSTDKMNIKAIFFDLDDTLLWDKKSVAEAFRATCEYAAQRYDVDPAELEAAVREAASTLYATYETYEFTKMIGINPFEGLWGDFHDEHENFQKMKQIVPTYRKDAWTQGLKSLGLDDEAFGAELAERFPKERRRNPFVYEDTFEVLNELRANYKLLLLTNGSPQLQNTKLEITPEIAPYFDEIVISGAFGRGKPDPSIFDHALSLLNLSKDEVIMVGDNLMTDILGASRAGIRSVWVNRDNKKADKVVPFHEIKRLSELHEFLNQE